CGGACTGCACGGAAAAATATTGCCACATTCCACCAGTCACAACAGCTAAAACAACAAAAGATAGAAACATCCCCCGGCGTTACCTGCTGGCAGAAATCCGTAGGGATTGAAAAAGTAGGCTTATATATACCGGGAGGTACGGCTCCTTTATTTTCAACAGTATTGATGCTTGCTGTTCCGGCACGTATTGCCGGTTGCAAAGAGGTCATCCTGTGTACACCTCCGGGAAAAGACGGAAAAGTAAATCCTGCTATTTTATTTTCCGCTAAAGAAGCTGGTGTCGATAAAGTATTTAAAATAGGAGGGATACAAGCGATAGCGGCCATGACTTACGGCACGGAGAGTGTTTCTAAAGTATACAAAATATTCGGCCCCGGTAACCAGTATGTTACAGCTGCAAAACAGCTGGTCTCCTTACGCGATGTATCGATCGACATGCCGGCCGGCCCTTCCGAAGTGGAAGTAATCGCCGACGGCTCTGCCAATCCGGATTTCGTAGCTGCTGACCTATTGTCTCAGGCGGAACATGGGAAGGACAGCCAATCTATATTGGTGACTACTGTTGAAACCCTGGCCAATGAGGTGTTGGCTGAGATAGAAAAACAACTTCCGGAACTATCCCGTAGTGAAATTACCGGGAAAGCATTAAAAAACAGTCGTATCATTGTATTGAAAGATGAAGATGAGGTAATCGACTTTACCAATATGTATGCACCTGAGCATTTGATCATTGAAACCA
This genomic window from Bacteroidales bacterium contains:
- the hisD gene encoding histidinol dehydrogenase, with the protein product MDVVKFPRREDWKNIITRPELDYSTLFETVREVMDDVRKNGDSAVFKYGEKFDQVQLHQLEVSPDEMTRAEQLIPEDLKAAIRTARKNIATFHQSQQLKQQKIETSPGVTCWQKSVGIEKVGLYIPGGTAPLFSTVLMLAVPARIAGCKEVILCTPPGKDGKVNPAILFSAKEAGVDKVFKIGGIQAIAAMTYGTESVSKVYKIFGPGNQYVTAAKQLVSLRDVSIDMPAGPSEVEVIADGSANPDFVAADLLSQAEHGKDSQSILVTTVETLANEVLAEIEKQLPELSRSEITGKALKNSRIIVLKDEDEVIDFTNMYAPEHLIIETSNYKDLSERIVNAGSVFLGHYTPESAGDYASGTNHTLPTNGYAKMYSGVNLDSFVKKITFQEITQNGIRHLGPAIEVMAKAELMHAHSNAVTLRTQ